A genomic region of Pirellulales bacterium contains the following coding sequences:
- a CDS encoding tetratricopeptide repeat-containing protein, whose amino-acid sequence MEQLSKCAVACSRLVPKVAEFRSGHFRLGPELRRLLGVREVGAIEAIVFYGARVLEALTAEALTAVKIEASVNVFSNLQTLEQYSLLTAGALHSAHALRRLGNAARHIQEELNSDHAQLALALTEQTLAWFFLLDLPKKPRLERLCENESSLALATDESLRGAMANAEKLGRTWHSGWPALRIEQGPALLRTGQTAAIIAELWINHGEEADLAAAGELLGDALKRHPDNLRLQQLRMLHASRSGDLAAASKMIDDLMDRNSDDDETVGIAAGVYKRMWKQDPAARNWLAKSHKLYLTGWKKSKGQNAYLGINAATTSLLLGRAEESWKLAAEIEQLLTGRNDRLRECGCSSIEPDYWTQVSLAESLLLEGKLDEAATAYHAAFQRFSCDRGNIRVTISQMHAIAEARGLSEDEFARLPKEPPPAS is encoded by the coding sequence ATGGAACAACTCTCCAAATGTGCCGTGGCGTGCTCCCGGCTGGTTCCGAAGGTGGCCGAGTTTCGCTCCGGGCATTTTCGGCTTGGACCGGAGTTGCGGCGGTTGCTTGGAGTGCGCGAGGTGGGGGCCATCGAGGCGATCGTGTTCTATGGTGCCCGTGTGCTGGAGGCTTTGACCGCCGAAGCGCTCACCGCGGTGAAAATCGAGGCCAGCGTCAACGTGTTTTCCAATCTGCAAACGCTCGAGCAATACTCGCTGCTCACTGCTGGCGCGCTCCATTCCGCCCATGCGCTGCGGCGGCTTGGGAATGCGGCCCGGCATATCCAGGAAGAATTGAACAGCGATCATGCGCAGCTCGCCCTGGCCCTGACCGAACAGACGTTGGCATGGTTTTTCCTTCTCGACCTGCCGAAAAAACCCCGCCTTGAACGGCTCTGCGAAAACGAATCCAGCCTCGCGCTGGCGACCGATGAGTCGCTGCGCGGGGCGATGGCGAATGCCGAGAAATTAGGACGAACGTGGCATTCCGGTTGGCCCGCGCTTCGCATCGAGCAAGGGCCGGCATTGCTGCGCACCGGACAAACGGCCGCCATCATCGCCGAGCTGTGGATCAACCACGGCGAAGAAGCAGACCTCGCAGCCGCCGGCGAATTGCTCGGCGATGCGCTCAAGCGGCATCCGGACAACCTGCGCTTGCAGCAACTGAGAATGCTGCACGCCAGCCGCTCGGGCGATCTCGCCGCGGCAAGCAAAATGATCGACGATCTCATGGACCGCAATAGCGACGACGATGAGACCGTCGGCATTGCCGCGGGAGTTTATAAGCGGATGTGGAAGCAAGACCCCGCGGCCCGCAATTGGCTTGCCAAGTCGCACAAGCTTTATCTCACCGGTTGGAAAAAGTCGAAGGGCCAAAATGCTTATCTCGGAATCAACGCCGCGACCACATCGCTCCTGCTCGGAAGAGCCGAAGAATCGTGGAAGCTGGCCGCCGAAATCGAGCAGCTATTGACCGGCCGAAACGATCGCTTGCGGGAATGCGGCTGTTCGTCGATCGAGCCGGATTACTGGACGCAAGTGTCGTTGGCCGAATCGCTGTTGCTCGAAGGGAAACTGGACGAGGCCGCAACCGCCTATCATGCCGCCTTCCAACGATTTTCGTGCGACCGCGGAAACATCCGTGTGACGATCAGCCAAATGCACGCGATTGCCGAAGCGAGGGGCCTCAGCGAGGACGAATTTGCCCGGCTGCCGAAAGAACCGCCGCCGGCTTCGTAA
- a CDS encoding RyR domain-containing protein, translating into MSYNPQPLDTRSIELPAAIAPLVEQLAEHNHDIWARQRIADGWTWGPRRDDAKKTHPGLVSYAELSETEKQYDRNSAIESLKAIVLLGYEIRANRDS; encoded by the coding sequence GTGAGCTACAATCCTCAACCGCTCGATACTCGTTCCATCGAATTGCCCGCGGCGATCGCGCCGCTCGTCGAGCAGCTCGCCGAGCACAACCACGATATCTGGGCCCGGCAGCGCATCGCCGACGGCTGGACCTGGGGGCCGCGGCGCGACGACGCGAAAAAAACGCACCCCGGCCTGGTTTCCTACGCCGAGCTTTCCGAAACCGAAAAGCAATACGACCGCAACTCGGCCATCGAATCGCTCAAGGCGATCGTTCTGCTGGGCTACGAAATCCGAGCGAATCGCGACTCGTGA
- a CDS encoding toll/interleukin-1 receptor domain-containing protein, with translation MSILGLVLAALIIGAAVVWRLLPRLWRASTGLPHGRSLVDEQVQFTVYRPTAVAPNRWHTMLVFGHLSERRPDEPGEPDPIEEMERQARASLGSEFGRYASRNQDSRSAVPRGGLVTFLPEIPGVEFNPPRYTFKWVEAVHREEFRFRAGTAALGTTLRGSVRIYLGALLLAEVNLAIAVEADAVTAQPTQPHRAAAFRRVFASYSHKDLAIVEQYENYLALLGDEVLRDWKHLKPGEVWNDRLMELIRDADVFQLFWSKNSMQSEVVRREWEYAMSLNRDRFVCPTYWETPMPMAAGLPPEQLKSLHFQKLDFGRAGRRAPPRTKWIAGAGTVAAIALVGVSVLWTVNAHDRRGQSPSTDTRSTMPPHDAGDTNAGPPTEQVTIARYESDLARINKESDPSDWAATQVVLGKALVARTAGDKSTNLKRAIAAFDAALTVYTKQHDPWAWAATQAELALAWFDLPATNDAERAENLQHAIAAYQSAHSGGTDELDSDAAEELSDLAYKYRKAVPKPTSRDGSPLPDSNRQ, from the coding sequence ATGAGCATCCTGGGCCTCGTCCTTGCCGCGCTCATCATCGGCGCGGCTGTTGTTTGGCGGCTATTGCCGCGGCTGTGGAGGGCGTCCACAGGACTGCCGCACGGTCGGTCGCTCGTTGATGAACAGGTCCAATTCACGGTGTATCGCCCCACGGCGGTCGCGCCGAATCGATGGCACACGATGCTCGTCTTCGGGCATTTGTCGGAGCGCCGGCCGGACGAGCCCGGCGAGCCTGACCCCATCGAAGAAATGGAGCGGCAAGCGCGGGCATCGCTGGGCAGCGAGTTCGGACGATATGCTTCGCGCAATCAAGACAGCCGTTCCGCCGTACCGCGCGGCGGCTTGGTCACGTTCTTGCCGGAAATCCCGGGCGTCGAATTCAATCCACCCCGTTACACATTCAAGTGGGTCGAGGCGGTGCATCGGGAGGAATTTCGATTCCGCGCCGGAACCGCAGCTCTTGGCACGACGCTACGGGGCAGCGTGCGGATTTATCTTGGGGCTCTGCTATTGGCCGAGGTCAATCTGGCAATTGCGGTCGAGGCCGACGCTGTCACGGCGCAGCCGACTCAGCCGCATCGTGCCGCCGCGTTTCGAAGGGTCTTTGCATCGTATTCGCATAAGGATCTCGCGATCGTAGAGCAATATGAAAACTATCTGGCCTTGCTCGGCGACGAAGTGCTCCGCGATTGGAAGCATTTGAAACCGGGTGAAGTTTGGAACGATCGCTTGATGGAGCTAATCCGTGATGCCGACGTGTTCCAGCTCTTTTGGTCGAAGAATTCGATGCAGTCGGAGGTGGTCCGCCGCGAATGGGAATATGCGATGTCGCTAAACCGAGATCGCTTCGTCTGCCCGACCTACTGGGAAACGCCGATGCCGATGGCCGCGGGCCTGCCGCCCGAACAACTGAAGAGCCTTCATTTCCAGAAGCTCGATTTTGGCCGGGCCGGCCGTCGCGCTCCGCCACGAACCAAATGGATCGCTGGCGCAGGGACGGTTGCGGCCATCGCACTCGTGGGCGTAAGTGTGCTATGGACGGTGAACGCACATGATCGCCGAGGGCAATCGCCGTCGACTGATACCAGATCCACCATGCCGCCTCACGACGCAGGGGATACGAATGCGGGCCCCCCCACAGAACAAGTGACGATTGCCCGGTACGAATCCGACCTCGCGCGCATCAACAAAGAATCCGATCCGTCGGATTGGGCGGCGACGCAAGTCGTCCTGGGCAAGGCATTGGTCGCACGCACCGCCGGCGACAAATCCACGAACTTGAAACGGGCAATCGCTGCATTTGATGCGGCGCTGACGGTTTACACGAAACAACACGACCCTTGGGCTTGGGCGGCAACGCAGGCCGAACTCGCGCTAGCGTGGTTCGATCTGCCCGCAACGAACGACGCTGAACGAGCAGAGAACTTGCAACACGCGATCGCCGCCTATCAATCCGCTCACAGTGGAGGCACCGACGAGTTGGATTCGGACGCTGCTGAAGAATTGTCCGATCTTGCCTATAAATATCGGAAGGCCGTTCCGAAACCGACTTCGAGAGACGGCTCGCCCCTTCCCGACTCGAATCGGCAGTAG